The Sphingosinicella humi genome has a window encoding:
- a CDS encoding MotA/TolQ/ExbB proton channel family protein translates to MTTPAAPAGENPYGLMAALEQGGTIAYATFGILVIMSAASWYILFVKLFEQQKIINQGKRARTTFWQAANLREGATKLEKNSAYRQIVDDAIVAQEQHNKLTDPIEQHDWMLGSLSRSQGAIASKLSNGLALLATVGSTAPFIGLFGTVIGIYRALIKIGAAGQASIDAVAGPVGEALIMTALGLAVAVPAVLAYNWLMRRNKAVLEQIARFTNDVHGYIMSGGAVKPVTAARGATAAAKPATTATGTATGAPTASPKKI, encoded by the coding sequence ATGACCACCCCCGCAGCCCCTGCCGGCGAAAATCCCTATGGCCTGATGGCCGCGCTCGAACAGGGCGGGACGATTGCCTACGCGACGTTCGGCATTCTCGTGATCATGTCGGCCGCCTCCTGGTACATTCTCTTCGTCAAGCTCTTCGAGCAGCAGAAGATCATCAACCAGGGCAAGCGCGCTCGCACCACCTTCTGGCAAGCGGCGAACCTGAGGGAAGGCGCGACCAAGCTGGAGAAGAACAGCGCCTATCGTCAGATCGTCGACGACGCCATCGTCGCGCAGGAACAGCATAACAAGCTGACCGATCCGATCGAGCAGCACGATTGGATGCTCGGCTCGCTCAGCCGCAGCCAGGGCGCCATCGCCTCGAAGCTGTCGAACGGCCTCGCGCTGCTCGCCACCGTCGGCTCGACGGCTCCGTTCATCGGTCTGTTCGGCACCGTCATCGGTATCTACCGCGCTCTGATCAAGATCGGTGCCGCTGGCCAGGCGTCGATCGACGCCGTCGCCGGTCCGGTCGGCGAGGCCCTGATCATGACGGCCCTCGGTCTGGCGGTCGCGGTTCCGGCCGTGCTTGCCTACAACTGGCTGATGCGCCGCAACAAGGCGGTGCTCGAGCAGATCGCTCGCTTCACCAACGACGTCCATGGCTACATCATGTCGGGCGGTGCGGTGAAGCCGGTGACGGCGGCGCGCGGTGCCACGGCGGCCGCCAAGCCGGCCACGACGGCGACGGGCACGGCGACCGGCGCCCCGACGGCCAGCCCGAAGAAGATCTAA
- a CDS encoding energy transducer TonB, whose product MSYADQRMGTGRITAIVIVAALHALLGYAFVTGLAYNVVKQVAQDLKTFDVTEEPPPPEEPPPPPPEEVVVEPPPVVSPPPIVRTNVVAPPIVQTVREAPPPVITPTAPPAPPPPPPPPKPKQAAKGATLRGGSISDSDYPSSALRAEAEGTSVARYTIGTDGRVTDCTITSSSGNSALDETTCKLIQRRFRFRPAEDENGNPMTETKTQRVVWRIPE is encoded by the coding sequence ATGTCCTATGCTGATCAAAGGATGGGTACGGGCCGCATTACGGCGATCGTCATCGTCGCAGCGCTTCATGCTCTTCTCGGCTACGCGTTCGTCACGGGCCTTGCCTATAATGTGGTGAAGCAGGTCGCCCAGGATCTGAAGACGTTCGACGTTACGGAAGAGCCGCCGCCCCCCGAGGAGCCGCCGCCCCCGCCGCCGGAAGAGGTCGTGGTGGAGCCGCCGCCCGTCGTGTCGCCGCCGCCGATCGTGCGCACCAACGTCGTCGCGCCGCCGATTGTTCAGACCGTGCGCGAGGCGCCTCCGCCCGTGATTACCCCGACGGCGCCGCCAGCGCCGCCGCCTCCGCCGCCCCCGCCCAAGCCGAAGCAGGCAGCCAAGGGTGCAACGCTTCGCGGTGGTTCCATCTCGGACAGCGATTATCCGTCGTCGGCGCTTCGTGCGGAAGCTGAGGGGACATCCGTCGCCCGCTATACGATCGGTACGGACGGTCGTGTCACGGATTGCACAATCACATCGTCGAGCGGAAACTCGGCCCTGGATGAAACCACATGCAAGCTCATCCAGCGCCGGTTCCGGTTCCGTCCGGCTGAGGATGAGAACGGTAATCCTATGACCGAGACAAAGACCCAGCGCGTCGTCTGGAGAATACCCGAATAA
- a CDS encoding dihydroneopterin aldolase, whose amino-acid sequence MNNVATLEGLLPHGLAPKARKIVLEDFSLPVDIGFHDFEIGAPQRLLVTVEVWVDEASFAAEDNEASAWNYDFLRTEISRLAAGRRFNLQETFARAVYDIVAARRGVTGLRVSTRKPDIYPDCAGVGVELSSF is encoded by the coding sequence ATGAATAACGTCGCGACGCTGGAGGGTCTTTTGCCCCATGGCCTGGCGCCCAAGGCGAGGAAGATCGTCCTTGAGGATTTTAGCCTGCCGGTCGATATCGGCTTCCACGATTTCGAGATCGGCGCGCCCCAGCGGCTGCTCGTGACCGTCGAGGTCTGGGTGGACGAGGCCTCCTTCGCCGCGGAGGACAATGAGGCCTCGGCCTGGAACTACGACTTCCTGCGCACCGAGATCAGCCGGCTGGCCGCGGGGCGTCGGTTCAACCTCCAGGAGACCTTCGCCCGCGCCGTCTACGACATCGTCGCGGCGCGGCGGGGAGTGACGGGCCTGAGGGTCTCCACCCGCAAGCCCGACATCTATCCCGATTGCGCCGGCGTCGGCGTAGAGCTTTCCTCCTTCTAG
- a CDS encoding SDR family NAD(P)-dependent oxidoreductase — translation MTEFEGPRTAIVTGGAKRIGAEISRALAADGWHLLIHCNASETEARALAAEVGEAAVVAAELADPTAADRIMAALDGLPPPRLLVNNASRFVYDNADDFTLEAWDVHHAVNLRAPALLSRAFAARAEGGGLIVNLLDAKLPQPNPDFFTYTVSKMGLAGLTELTARAYADRRIRVCGIAPSVTLVSGPQSRANFDQVHGLNALGRGVAVEEIVAALRFIIATPTLTGQTITLDGGQRFLGLPRDVQFLETGHE, via the coding sequence ATGACGGAGTTCGAGGGACCGCGCACCGCGATCGTCACGGGCGGGGCGAAGCGCATCGGGGCGGAGATCAGCCGCGCCCTTGCCGCCGACGGCTGGCATCTTCTCATCCACTGCAATGCCTCGGAGACCGAGGCGAGGGCGCTCGCGGCCGAGGTGGGCGAGGCTGCCGTCGTCGCGGCCGAACTCGCCGATCCGACCGCCGCCGATCGGATCATGGCCGCGCTCGACGGGCTGCCGCCGCCGCGTCTTCTGGTCAACAACGCTTCCCGCTTCGTCTATGACAACGCCGATGATTTCACGCTCGAAGCGTGGGACGTGCATCACGCCGTCAACCTGCGCGCGCCCGCGCTGCTGTCGAGGGCGTTTGCGGCGAGGGCGGAAGGGGGCGGGCTGATCGTCAACCTGCTCGACGCCAAGCTGCCGCAGCCCAATCCCGACTTCTTCACTTATACCGTGTCCAAGATGGGGCTCGCCGGTCTTACCGAGCTGACCGCGCGGGCCTATGCGGACCGTCGGATCCGCGTGTGCGGCATCGCGCCCTCGGTGACGCTGGTGTCGGGCCCGCAGAGCCGCGCCAACTTCGATCAGGTGCACGGTCTCAATGCGCTGGGGCGGGGTGTCGCGGTGGAAGAGATCGTCGCCGCGCTTCGCTTCATCATCGCCACGCCGACCTTGACGGGGCAGACGATAACGCTGGATGGCGGCCAACGATTCCTGGGACTTCCCCGGGACGTGCAGTTTCTGGAGACCGGCCATGAATAA
- a CDS encoding DUF1285 domain-containing protein — translation MSAPVPPADLSTLSLADIARLADERKLPPVESWNPSHCGHSGMRIARDGTWFHEGSPIGRPAMVRLFSTILRREPDGSHVLVTPVEKLDIDVEDAPFIAVELKTDGEGRERSLAFRLNTDDLVVAGPEHPIRFETGEDGPRPYIDVRRGLRALLARPVYYELAELSLAEGQDPPSLWSNGVFFPMDGGS, via the coding sequence ATGTCCGCGCCCGTCCCGCCCGCCGATCTTTCGACCCTGTCGCTGGCCGACATCGCCCGGCTCGCCGACGAGCGGAAGCTGCCGCCGGTGGAGAGCTGGAATCCGAGCCATTGCGGCCATAGCGGCATGCGCATCGCGCGCGACGGAACCTGGTTCCACGAAGGCAGTCCGATCGGGCGGCCGGCGATGGTGCGGCTCTTCTCCACCATATTGCGGCGCGAACCGGACGGGTCGCATGTGCTGGTCACGCCGGTCGAGAAGCTGGACATCGACGTCGAGGACGCCCCATTCATCGCCGTCGAGCTCAAGACCGACGGCGAGGGACGGGAGCGAAGCCTCGCCTTCCGGCTCAACACGGACGACCTGGTGGTGGCGGGCCCGGAGCATCCGATCCGCTTCGAAACGGGCGAGGACGGGCCGCGTCCCTATATCGATGTGCGCCGCGGTCTCCGTGCCCTCCTGGCCCGACCGGTCTATTACGAGCTGGCGGAGCTGAGCCTCGCCGAAGGGCAGGATCCGCCGAGTCTGTGGAGCAACGGCGTCTTCTTCCCGATGGATGGCGGATCATGA